A stretch of Pseudomonas taetrolens DNA encodes these proteins:
- the adk gene encoding adenylate kinase: MRVILLGAPGAGKGTQAKFITEKFGIPQISTGDMLRAAVKAGTELGLIAKSVMDSGGLVSDDLIINLVKERISQDDCKNGFLFDGFPRTIPQAEALVKAGVELDHVIEIAVDDEEIVQRIAGRRVHEASGRVYHTVYNPPKAEGKDDVTGDALVQRKDDTEETVRHRLSVYHSQTKPLVAFYQNLAETQGKPKYSHIAGVGSVEAITGKVLEALS, from the coding sequence ATGCGCGTAATTCTGCTGGGAGCTCCCGGGGCCGGTAAAGGTACTCAGGCAAAGTTCATCACTGAAAAATTTGGCATCCCGCAAATCTCCACAGGCGACATGTTGCGCGCAGCCGTCAAGGCCGGCACCGAGCTGGGCCTGATCGCCAAGAGCGTCATGGACAGCGGTGGCCTGGTATCCGATGACCTGATCATCAACCTGGTCAAAGAACGCATCAGCCAGGACGACTGCAAGAACGGTTTCCTGTTCGACGGTTTCCCGCGCACCATTCCACAGGCTGAAGCCCTGGTAAAAGCCGGTGTCGAGCTGGATCACGTGATTGAAATCGCGGTTGATGATGAAGAAATCGTTCAGCGCATTGCCGGCCGTCGTGTACACGAAGCCTCCGGCCGTGTTTACCACACCGTCTACAACCCGCCAAAGGCTGAAGGTAAAGACGATGTGACCGGCGACGCCCTGGTACAGCGCAAGGACGACACCGAAGAAACCGTTCGTCATCGCCTGTCGGTTTACCATTCGCAAACCAAGCCTCTGGTTGCCTTCTACCAAAACCTGGCAGAGACCCAAGGCAAGCCGAAGTACAGCCACAT